The Luteolibacter arcticus genome segment CTTGGCTCTGCTTCTCACCGGGTCCGCGGTGGCGGAAGAGAACCCGCTATCGGTGGAGTTGCTCTCGGAGGTGAAAGCCATTGCGCCCGGCGAAACCTTCACGGTGGGGCTGCATCTCAAACCACCTGCGGGATTTCACACCTACTGGAAACACCCTGGCATCGTCGGCGTGGCAACGAGCGTCGAATGGTCGCTGCCGCCCGGCTTTTCTGCAGGCGAAAGCCAGTGGCCCGCTCCACAAACGGTGAAAATGGCTCGATACACCGCCCAAGGATACCGCGGCGAATCCCTTCTCCTGGTGCCAATCACGGCTCCTAAAACAGTTCCCGACCCTCTCGTTACCTTGACCGCCCACGTCTCTTGGATGTGCTGCGGTCCCCAGTGCCACCCCGCAAGCAAGGTTCCGTTCTCCATCACCTTGCCGGTCGCCCCTTCCTCGACTGCAACCGCGACTGCGGATCCCACCACCAAGCCGCTGTTCGATCGCTTTCGCGAGCAAGTCCCGAAAAAGGACGATGCCTGGCGAGTGGAGATCGCGCGTCAATTCGACTCCCTCCTGCTGACCCTCACCTCCAATCAGCCGCAGCTCACCCGTGACGTCGCAGAGCTTGGAACGCTCCGCTTCTTCACCGCGGACGGCCAGATTGATTCGGATAGGGAACAAAAGGTCACCCGCGGACCCGGACAAAAGCTTCGCATCGAATTGCCGCTCTCCAAACAGTCCCACGAAGGCTCCAAGTTGGCCGGCGTAGTTGTCGCCCAGCAAAGTTGGCGAAAAGACGGAACTTCGGTCGCCCTCGAGCTCCCCTGATCTCACCGACAGCTTCCTCCCGTAGCGGAAGGACTTCGT includes the following:
- a CDS encoding protein-disulfide reductase DsbD domain-containing protein, with translation MKSLLLALLLTGSAVAEENPLSVELLSEVKAIAPGETFTVGLHLKPPAGFHTYWKHPGIVGVATSVEWSLPPGFSAGESQWPAPQTVKMARYTAQGYRGESLLLVPITAPKTVPDPLVTLTAHVSWMCCGPQCHPASKVPFSITLPVAPSSTATATADPTTKPLFDRFREQVPKKDDAWRVEIARQFDSLLLTLTSNQPQLTRDVAELGTLRFFTADGQIDSDREQKVTRGPGQKLRIELPLSKQSHEGSKLAGVVVAQQSWRKDGTSVALELP